From Thermoanaerobaculia bacterium:
TCACCGTGCGGCGCGTGAAGAAGCGGACGTGTGTTCCCGAAAGCGTCGCGTACGGCACGTAGTCGAAGCGTCCTTCGAGGAGGCCGCCGATCACCGCCCAGTTGCCGACGTTCGGGACGGAGGCGATCACGCGCCCGGCCGGCGAGAGCCAGGGACGCACGCGCACGAGGGCGTCGGACGGGTCCTCGAGGTGCTCGAGCACGTCGCCGAAGAGAATCGCGTCGAAGGAACCCTCCCAGCGCTCGCGGACTTCTTCCAGGGTCGCGCCGATCACGCGGTCGTACACCGAACGCGCGCGCGCGGCGTCGCCCGAGTCCGGTTCGACGCCCACGATCTCGGCCACGCCCGCCGCGCGAAGCGCCGGCCCCGTCGCCCCCTGGGAGCACCCGACGTCGAGCACCCGGCGCGCTCCCTCCGGGAGCTTCGCGACGAGATCGGTCCGCGCGGAGGCGTCCATGTCGCCGTACCGGTGGACGTAGGCGCCGGCGTCGAAGGCGAGCGTCCCGCCGGCCGCCGTGAGCGCCCCGGGGAGCTCCGCGAGCGGAGTCGCGGGAGGAACCCGCGCGAGGGCGGCCCGGCGCACGGCGAACACGGGAAACGCGGCGGAGGCGATCGGCACCGGCGCGGCCGGGCTCCGCGCGAGCTCCTCCGCCAGGCGCTCGAGCTCGGAGACCGACGCATACGCGAACGCCGGAGGGCGGCACAGCTCCGGCGTCGACGACTCGTTGCCGACCGGAAACATCAGGTCCGCCGAAGAGGCGGCGAGCGAGACGAGCAGACGCTCCTGGGCGGCCGGGGCGACGAGCGCCTCCGGATCTGCGCAGACGAAGACGATGTCGCTCTCCCCCGCCGCGTCGGCGACGGCGGGAACCTCGCCGAAGCGAATGATTTCGCGGGATGCGGGAACCGCCCGGAGGAGCCGGAGCGCCAGCCGCCGCGACCACGGCGCCTCGGCGGCGAACCTCGGAACGCCGCCATAGATCCGGTCGATGGCGATCTTCATGGCGAGAATGGTCGGCGGAACTCGGGATCGTTCAAATCCGAAACTCGAATATCGAAACCCGAAACAAATTCAAAATTCGAAATCCCAAAATCGAAATCCCACGCACAGGTATGAGCCTCGACCACGGGTTGGCCTTCGGGACCCCTGCGCCCTGGATCATTTCGAACATTCGAAATTCCGATTTGTCTCGAATCTCGGATTTCGAAATTCGGATTTTTATGACTCCACGATCATGGCGGTCGCCTCGCCGCCGCCGATGCAGATCGCCGCCATGCCGCGCTTCTTCTTCTCCTGCCGGAGCGCGTGGACGAGCGTCGTCAGGATCCGCGCGCCGGACGCCCCGATCGGGTGGCCGAGCGCCACGGCGCCGCCGCGCACGTTCACCTTCGCGGGATCGAGAGCGAGGTCCCGGATCGCCGCCAGGGCGACCGCCGCGAAGGCCTCGTTGATCTCGAAGAGATCGATGTCGTCCTTCCCGAGCCCGCTCTTGCCCCAGAGCTTCTTCATGGCGGCGATCGGAGCGGTCGTGAACCATTCCGGCGCCTGCGCCGTCCCGGCGTAATCCACGATCCGCGCGATCGGCGTCTTTCCGAGCGCGCGCGCCTTTTCGGCCGAGCACACGACGAGGGCGGCCGCGCCGTCGTTGATCTTCGACGAGTTCGCCGCCGTCACGGCGCCGTCCTTCTTGAACGCGGGCTTGAGTGAAGGCATCTTGTCGAGCGGCGCGGCGAAGGGCTCCTCGTCGCGGGCGACGACCTTCGGATCCCCCTTTCGCTGCGGGACCTCGACCTTCGCGATCTCCGCGTCGAACTTCCCGCTGTTGTTGGCGTCCTGGGCGCGGCGGTACGACTCGAGCGCGAACGCGTCGAGCTCCTCGCGGGTGAAGGCGTATTTCTCGACGCACATCTCCGCGCAGCTCCCCATGTGGACGTTCTTGTAGGGGTCCCACAAGCCGTCGTGGACCATCGAGTCGATGAGCTCGCCCGGGCCCATGCGGTAGCCGGTCCGCGCCTTGGGGAGGAGATACGGCGCGTTCGACATCGACTCCATCCCGCCGGCGACGGCGAGCTCGTACTCGCCCGCGAGAATTCCGTTGGCGGCGTCCATCACCGCGCGCATCCCCGATCCGCAGACCTTGTGGAGCGTGACGCACGGAACCGAATCGGGGAGCCCCGCTCCGAGAGCCGCCTGGCGGGCGGGCGCCTGCCCGATGCCGGCCTGGAGAACGTTTCCGAAGATGACGGTTTCGACGTCCGCCGGCGCGACGCCCGCGGCCGAAAGAGCGGCTCGGATCGCCGCCGATCCGAGCTGCGGGGCCGAGAGCGGCGAGAGCGATCCGAGGAACGAACCGATCGGCGTGCGGGACGCCGAGAGAATGACGACTTCACCTCGTGATTGCGACACGGTCGTTTGCGCGCCGAAAAGACGGCGCGACCCTCCGCGCCGATCTTACCGCCTCGCCCGCGTTCCGGACCTGAGTCAATCGGAGCGGGACTCCGCGGAACGTGGAACCGGCGCAAACTCCTTTTTTTCGTTGCGAATCCGCGCGGATGACCGTACAATGAAGCGACACGGCAACGTGGTCGCGTTCGAGAGGACAGACGGCATGTCCACCGCCCCTCCCGCAAACCGCGGCGAACTTGACAGACCGGTCTCTCCCACCCGCCTCACCCGGGAAAACACCGAATTTGGAATGGAGGATCCGATGCGTCGAACACGAGTGTCCGAAATGCCGGCGTACGCTCTTCGCCATGGCAGCCCCGACAAGATTCCCCCCGCGCCGATCGACGTTTTCGAGGTCACCTGTCCGGCATGCGACGCCACGCTCTGCGTCGAGAGGGCGCTCCTCTCGGTCGCCCCGGAATTCGACTGCGCCTGCTGCGGCCGCGAGATCGCGCTGACGCCGGACGGATCGCTCCGCTCCGAGCGGTGGTTCCCGCGCGCGGTCGCGAGGACTTGAGAGGCGCCGAGCGCGCATCCGGCGCGCTCCTTCAGGCCTGTCTCTTCCCCGGCCTCGAGGAGGAGATCGTCGTCTACCAGGCGCAGCGCCTCGCCGAGAAGATCGTGCGGCGCTCGGTCGCGGCCGGCATCGCCGGAGCGTTTTATCTCAAGGAAGTCCTGCCGCGCGGCGGCGTCCGGGAAGACGTCGGACGCGACGACCGCGATCTGCGGCGGGCGCTGCTCGCGCGCTGCGACGACGGCGTCGAGAACGTCCTTTTCGGGTGGACCGTCGCGGCGACCGCCTTCGAGGCCTACCGCCACGAATGC
This genomic window contains:
- a CDS encoding class I SAM-dependent methyltransferase, yielding MKIAIDRIYGGVPRFAAEAPWSRRLALRLLRAVPASREIIRFGEVPAVADAAGESDIVFVCADPEALVAPAAQERLLVSLAASSADLMFPVGNESSTPELCRPPAFAYASVSELERLAEELARSPAAPVPIASAAFPVFAVRRAALARVPPATPLAELPGALTAAGGTLAFDAGAYVHRYGDMDASARTDLVAKLPEGARRVLDVGCSQGATGPALRAAGVAEIVGVEPDSGDAARARSVYDRVIGATLEEVRERWEGSFDAILFGDVLEHLEDPSDALVRVRPWLSPAGRVIASVPNVGNWAVIGGLLEGRFDYVPYATLSGTHVRFFTRRTVTDLFEACGYAVESIEGVAGVPSPEGRALLDRLATLPEASPDLAVLEWIVVARSGPDHYDRSS
- a CDS encoding thiolase family protein: MSQSRGEVVILSASRTPIGSFLGSLSPLSAPQLGSAAIRAALSAAGVAPADVETVIFGNVLQAGIGQAPARQAALGAGLPDSVPCVTLHKVCGSGMRAVMDAANGILAGEYELAVAGGMESMSNAPYLLPKARTGYRMGPGELIDSMVHDGLWDPYKNVHMGSCAEMCVEKYAFTREELDAFALESYRRAQDANNSGKFDAEIAKVEVPQRKGDPKVVARDEEPFAAPLDKMPSLKPAFKKDGAVTAANSSKINDGAAALVVCSAEKARALGKTPIARIVDYAGTAQAPEWFTTAPIAAMKKLWGKSGLGKDDIDLFEINEAFAAVALAAIRDLALDPAKVNVRGGAVALGHPIGASGARILTTLVHALRQEKKKRGMAAICIGGGEATAMIVES